The Deinococcus sp. Leaf326 genomic interval CCATTAGCCCTCGCCGCCCTGGCTGCTCTCCACCCGACCTTCGAGCTTGGCCTGGGTAGCATCTTCGGCGCGCTGCACGTCGCGCTCCTGGATCTCGCGCTGCTCGTTGCCGCGCTCGAACAGCTCGCGCCGGGCCCGCAGCTTGGATTCGGGTTGCTGCAGGTCGCTGCCTTGGCCCTTGTGCACGTGTTGGAAGAACACCAGCGCGCCACCTGCCAGCGCCAGTGCCCCCGCGAAGTACAGCGTTTCGAGCGGCTCCTCCCAGCGGATGAAATGCTCCAGGAAGGTCACCCCCAGGATCACCACGATCACCGACACGACCTTCTGCTCCAGGTCGGCCAACGTCTCCACCCCCAGCGCCGACGTGACGTTCAGCGGCCGGATAAATAGGCTGTAGAGCCCCACCCCGATGATGTAGAACACCACCGCCTTGAGCATGGTGCTCACCACCTCCAGGAATTCAACAGCCAGCTCGCTCGTCGTGCTTTCCTCGCGGCGTAAGAGCATGTCGCGCCAGGTCTCGTAGATGGTCTCCAGCGCCACCCAGGTGCCCTGCAGGAACAGACTGAAGGCTACCAACAGTACAGCGATCACAGCGATGAGGACCACGAAGCGCGTGCGGCCGATGGCGGCACTGAACCAGTCGCCTTGCGGCGAGGACGTTTCAGCCTGGGAACGGGAAGACACGCTTTCATCTTGGGGCGGGGGTGAGCGTGTCGGGTCCGGCTCTTACCTATCTTCCCTTTAGGGCCCTGCCTCCTGGCCTGCACCGCGTGTTGCTCGCCGCCGTCCGCTGGGAACGCGTCACCCCGCGCAAAAGCGGCGTGCGGGTATAGCGCTCGATGGGGCGTACTGGAAGCGAGCATTTTCCGATCCGTCATCCCGGAGCTAGGCGACTGCCTGCTTTAGCAAGCCAAAAGGCCGTGAATGCTCAACGGGCCTCACCTTGATTCTTAGTTAAGGACAGCAGGTCAGCACATCCTGCCGTCGAGAAGCGGCTATACCGAGAAGCATGTTGCCTCCCGCAGAGTTGGGCAAGTGACGTCAGGTCCTGGGAGCATCGGACTATGAGCTTTGGGCGGCCAGCCGCACCATCGATACCCTGCGCTGGGGACCAACAGCCGCAACCCAATTGGTGCTGATCAATACCAGTCCAGTCGCGTTGCACATTCGGGAGATCGAGGTCAGCGGGCTGCTTGGGAAGGCGTTCTTATGGCATTGACCAGGCGTGGTGGAGCCGCGGAGTTTCTGGACCGTGCTGGATGAGCGGAGTTTCGATGTGCTCGTGGCCATGACGCGGCGTGAGGGGCGGCGTGGGTTTGGGGTGCAGGAGGTGGTGCAC includes:
- a CDS encoding YqhA family protein, which gives rise to MSSRSQAETSSPQGDWFSAAIGRTRFVVLIAVIAVLLVAFSLFLQGTWVALETIYETWRDMLLRREESTTSELAVEFLEVVSTMLKAVVFYIIGVGLYSLFIRPLNVTSALGVETLADLEQKVVSVIVVILGVTFLEHFIRWEEPLETLYFAGALALAGGALVFFQHVHKGQGSDLQQPESKLRARRELFERGNEQREIQERDVQRAEDATQAKLEGRVESSQGGEG